The Corylus avellana chromosome ca8, CavTom2PMs-1.0 genome has a segment encoding these proteins:
- the LOC132190422 gene encoding acetylserotonin O-methyltransferase-like → MEEKQREATWQEEEEQAEVAVWKYAFGFTEMAVVKCAIELGIADSIESHGSPMTLSELSSALACAPSPLYRIMRFLMHRGIFKEELTTAHGSLGYAQTALSRRLMRHGERSMAALILLQSSPLMLAPWHSLSARVLANETSPFDAAHGEDLWSYAAENPAHSQLINEAMACDARLAVPAMIHDCPEVFDGLGSLVDVGGGNGTTLQTLVKAFPWLRGINFDLPHVVSVATESIGVEHVGGDMFLSVPKADAVFLKWVLHDWGDKECIQILKKCREAIPKDKGKVIIVEGVIEEAETDKLTDVRLALDMIVMAQTNTGKERTFNEWGFVLGKAGFCRYTVKPIRAVQSVIEAFP, encoded by the exons atggaagaaaaacaaagagaagcaACATGGCAGGAAGAAGAGGAACAAGCGGAAGTGGCTGTCTGGAAATACGCATTTGGGTTCACAGAAATGGCGGTAGTGAAGTGTGCTATTGAGCTTGGGATAGCCGATTCCATTGAAAGCCATGGAAGCCCGATGACATTATCCGAGTTGTCGTCAGCTCTAGCATGCGCTCCGTCCCCCCTCTACCGCATCATGAGGTTTCTAATGCACCGCGGAATATTCAAAGAGGAACTCACCACCGCCCATGGCTCCCTAGGTTATGCACAAACGGCTCTGTCACGCCGTCTAATGAGACATGGAGAACGTAGCATGGCGGCTTTGATTTTACTACAAAGTAGCCCATTGATGCTGGCACCATGGCACAGTCTGAGCGCCCGTGTTCTAGCCAATGAGACTTCGCCATTTGATGCGGCTCATGGCGAAGATTTATGGAGCTATGCTGCAGAGAATCCCGCTCACAGCCAGCTTATCAATGAGGCAATGGCTTGTGATGCTAGGTTGGCGGTGCCTGCCATGATTCACGATTGCCCAGAAGTATTTGATGGGCTTGGCAGTTTGGTGGATGTGGGTGGGGGCAACGGAACCACTTTGCAAACGTTGGTGAAGGCATTCCCATGGCTTCGAGGCATCAACTTTGATCTTCCTCATGTTGTCTCGGTTGCGACAGAGTCCATCGGAGTTGAACATGTCGGGGGTGACATGTTTTTAAGTGTTCCAAAGGCTGATGCTGTTTTCCTAAAG TGGGTTCTCCATGATTGGGGAGATAAGGAATGCATCCAAATCCTTAAGAAATGCAGAGAAGCCATTCCAAAGGATAAAGGGAAGGTAATAATTGTTGAAGGAGTGATTGAAGAAGCAGAAACGGACAAGCTAACTGATGTGAGGCTGGCTCTAGACATGATCGTGATGGCCCAAACTAATACTGGCAAAGAGAGGACCTTCAACGAGTGGGGATTTGTTCTTGGCAAGGCTGGATTTTGTCGATACACAGTGAAACCCATTCGTGCTGTGCAATCTGTTATTGAGGCTTttccataa